From Lycium ferocissimum isolate CSIRO_LF1 chromosome 12, AGI_CSIRO_Lferr_CH_V1, whole genome shotgun sequence, one genomic window encodes:
- the LOC132040927 gene encoding uncharacterized protein LOC132040927: protein MVGEPVLLKVSPMKGVIRFGKKGKLSPRFIGPFDILRRMGEVAYELALPPGLLGVHPVFHVSMLKKYHSDSSYIIQWDSVLFDQNLSYKEESIAILDGEVQKLRPKKIASVKV, encoded by the coding sequence atggttggaGAGCCGGTTCTGTTGAAGGTTtcgcccatgaagggtgtgataagatttgggaagaagggcaagctcagTCCTAGATTCATTGGTCCATTTGATATTCTTCGTCGTATGGGagaagtagcttatgagttggcattacCTCCAGGCTTGTTGGGTGTTCACCCGgtgtttcatgtatctatgctgAAGAAATATCATTCAGAcagttcttatatcattcagTGGGATTCGGTTCTATTTGATCAGAATTTGTCTTATAAGGAGGAGTCGATAGCCATCTTGGATGGAGAGGTTCAAAAGTTGAGGCCGAAGAAAATAGCTTCAGTGAAGGTTTAG